Below is a window of Lepidochelys kempii isolate rLepKem1 chromosome 14, rLepKem1.hap2, whole genome shotgun sequence DNA.
CTGGAGCGTTTCCGATCCCAGCTGtgccccccggcccagcccggcccagcaggTAACCCCAGCTCCTGTGTCTCTGAGCCGCCCTCCGCCCCGGGCACGGCCAGTGGAAACCCAGCGGCCGTCCCAGCCCGTGGGGATCCTGCAGGGCAGGGACAcgccgccccctgctggctgcacCGATCTAGCCACCAGCCCGGCTGGGTGCCAGGCTAGGAATGGACCTGCCTCAGCTGGGACTGGGTGTGAGGGCTCTGCTGAGACGGGGGGGGGGCGAGCGACATCTAGTGGCCATGTCTGGTACTGCTCAAGGGGGGGGGGTCTTAAAATAATCTAATACCAGGATGGACAAATGCTTGCAGAGCAGGGACAGATCCCAGCAGAGAGACGGTCTCATGGACTCACCCCCTCCCATTGCCAGCCATCCCTGGGATCCCACCTTCTCTCCTGTGCTCCCCAGTTACCACCTCCCCTCCCATATCCTGTTAGATTTCCACTAACCAGCCCCCAACGCATCTTCAGTTGTCCTAAGCCCCTTCTAGGCCATTCTGGCAGAATAATGTAGCCTTAAAATGGATGCAAATAGCCCCATGAGGTCTCCTCTGCCCTGGAGACCTCCCTGCCTAGGGTGGGGCTGGAGTAAGAGCCCCTCACACACTCTGTTCCCAACCCCCAAAGTAGGGAGCAGATTGGCGTGGGTGGCAGTGCACTATGGGTATTCTCTGCTCCCCAGGGCCCATATGGGAGCAATGGATAAGGCAGAGCAGCCCCGAGGCTGCTCTAACTGACGCCAGGAACCAGGCAAGGCCCGGCCTAACCCCAGATTTCAGGGAGCACAAAGGGGATTCAAACCCATTTtatccccatcccagccccagtcGCAGGAAGGGAGTAGCCGGGAATGAGGCCCAGAGGGCTCAGAGCATTAATGAATCCTGTCTCTCTGCAGGGGGCTCCGGGTGCAAACTCTGCCCCACGGACTGGCAGCTGCATGGGGACAAGTGCTACTGGGTCGGCAGTGGAAGTAAAACGTGGAGCGAGAGCCGCTCCGACTGCTCAGcgaggggctcccagctgctggtgaTCCGGGACAAGGAGGAGCTGGTAAAGGGGACGGTAACATCCTGCGGGAGCTGCCCCTGCAGGCCTGGGCCCTGGGTAGAGAGTCCGAGGACTCGTATATGCTACATGGTAGATCTAGGATTGTCAGTGCTGCCTAAAGGACTTGGACACCCCATTCTCATGAATTGTTAATATCAGGGTGTCCAAATCCCCTAGGCAGCTACGACAAATCTCAGCCTAAATCACCAGCCCTGAGATCAGGGACTGACAATGGTGGATTAAAGCTACCGGTGCCCTCCCCCTTCTGGGATGCGCCCAACACAACTCAGCTGGAGAGAGGGgctgagtgtgagtgtgtgtgtgtgagagagagagagagagttatgaGGCTTGAGGGCTACAGAGAGAGGGGGTAGGTGTGGGGCTGGGTGGACAGAAGAGTCTACATGGGGAATACTTGGCGAGATGGACAGGTATGCGTGGGGATGGATAGGTGTGTACAGGGATAGGTGGACAGCCAGACAGTAGTTCTGGGGCTAAAGTTGTTGAGAACTTGGATTTGCAAGAAAAGAGCCGAGAGCAGGTTCTGGTCCCCAGCTGCCTGTCCCACACTCCCTGCAGGAGTCCCTCCAGGCCCTGACACAAGGCACGTATCAGTTCTGGGTCGGACTGTCCCGCCCCTCCCCGGAAAAGGTCTGGACCTGGCTGGACGGCTCCCCGCTGGATCAGACCCTGTGAGTGATTCCTTGAGTCaaaccctttccctcccctccgtGGGCAGCAGGGGCCGGGGacagagatggggggaggggatgtttgGGGGAAGGTCAGGACTTTGGGGGAAGTCATTTTCAGTGTAAGGTGATGACAAAGACCCTTCTATTCCCCCCCTGGCCCCCAGAGGAGGtgaagctggagccctgggggcgggggacgTCTCCCagagttggggtgtggagggagaagagcaaaggggccaggccagagccctggggatcCCCCAGAcaatggggcaggggggagggggagacacagAGCCGCCAGAGAGGCAGGAGGGGATCAGGAGGGGGCAGCGTCGGCCCAGCCCGGTGGGGAGGGGACGcggagcaggggagggagatggaCAGGGTCTAGCCCAgcggggaggaggaggctggagcaggtccctgggctctgggcagggagaggcCGTTCGAGACCCTggccagggccctgacagtggggagagagggcagcccccagggcagagctggaggaGACGACGGCTGCGGATCCCGTTGGAACAGGGAAGAGCCGCTACCGACTGCGTGTGATGGACCCACACAGGCTGACAGGGCCCCTCTCCTCTGTCCCGCAGGCTCCCGGTGTCAGGCCCGGCTGAGGGGAACAGCTGTGGGATGGTGAACAGAAATCGGATTGGTTCTGACACCTGCAGCTCTGCATTTCAGTCGATTTGCCAGCGAGACGCCGTCCCGCTCTGAGCAGGGTACGGGGGAGACCTCAGAGCGCGGCACCGTTATCCCCGTGTCACACGAGGGGAAACCACATGGCAGACACTGACCTGCCCAAATTACACCGAGAATTGATGGCAAAGTGGGaaatggaacccaggcgtcctggctcccagccccgccccctcgcccagcactgggaatagaacccaggagtcctggctcccagccccttcccctcgcccagcgctgggaatggaacccaggagtcctggctcccagcccctccccctcgcccagccttgggaatagaacccaggagtcctggctcccagcccctccccctcgcccagcactgggaatagaacccaggagtcctggctcccagctcctccccctcgcccagtgctgggaatggaacccaggagtcctggctcccagcccctccccctcgccagcgctgggaatggaacccaggagtcctggctcccagcccctccccctcgcccagtgctgggaatggaacccaggagtcctggctcccagcccctccccctcgcccagcgctggctggcagggcttgggctgcaggtaTCAGGCTCTGCAGAGCCCTGGGGCAATTTATCCCTCACACCCCCCCAGGACTGGGAGAGAAGAGTCTGCCCCAGGTCACGTAAATCAGCCCCAATTCAGTGTCCAGTGGAGCAGAACtgattgaccccagctggggatctgggctTTCCCCTGGATTTCACCCGATTCATTTCCTTTCACCTCTCTGCCAGGTTCCGCTCTCCGCTCTCTTCCCCGGCGCACCCACTGCTCCCGTCCAGCCTGTGACCTGACGCACCTCTGCCCATCCTGCCCTAACGGATCGTTAACTCCTGTCACTAACGATGGGGTCTCAGCTTCAGAGGTTTCTGTGTGGATGTGCTGTCCACTTGCTACCTCCTTAGGGCACCTTTAAGTAGATCAGTGCCCCCAACCCCGATCCCAAATGGAACCTTTCCCTGTGCATTATTTGACGCTCTCCGGGGTCACTGTCTCTGTCAGAGGAGCCGGATTGGGGTGCTCCATGGCAGTGAGGGAGGCACTACGGGGACGGCTGGGGGCTAACGAACGCCCTGTTACCCCGTGGCCCGGCAGCCCAGGAGGAGATGGCCTGGCAAAGCTGGAGGGCAGGGCGGCTGGCCAGGCTGAGAGCTGACCTTCCAAACAGACCCAAGTGTCTTTAGGAGCCGCCCCCGAGACAACTGGGCTTGTGAGTGCAACAGGACAGAGCTTGTCCGGTCCGCGGAAGAGACAGGGCTGGCGAGCGCTGGCCCGGTCAGGGTTTGGTCCTGGAGCTGGACGAAGGCAACATGCTGAAGGTGCTGTCACAAGAGGGAGACGGTGTGGCCTCCAACCAGAGCCCCAGCATCTACCCTACAGTTAAACCGCTCCTTCGCTCGAGCCCGGGTTAGGTGGCATGAGCCAGGCGCAGGTGTCCAACTGCCGTGTAAACATCGCCCTTGtgcttcactttccccatctgcgAAATGGGGATATTGATATTGACCTTCCTgcatgaagcactttgagatctacagatgcaAAGCTCG
It encodes the following:
- the LOC140897827 gene encoding killer cell lectin-like receptor subfamily B member 1 isoform X2, with protein sequence MLRKRPPSPRWHRTALWVGWIGNVVLVMAVIALGIWVSHLMSEKGWTPSAPGSEGAGSRDTATPPGSADRSTAECSARLERFRSQLCPPAQPGPAGGSGCKLCPTDWQLHGDKCYWVGSGSKTWSESRSDCSARGSQLLVIRDKEELESLQALTQGTYQFWVGLSRPSPEKVWTWLDGSPLDQTLLPVSGPAEGNSCGMVNRNRIGSDTCSSAFQSICQRDAVPL
- the LOC140897827 gene encoding killer cell lectin-like receptor subfamily B member 1B allele C isoform X1; the encoded protein is MAGEIVYADLNLPSGFPGSRTPLSAQPLSPPSPRWHRTALWVGWIGNVVLVMAVIALGIWVSHLMSEKGWTPSAPGSEGAGSRDTATPPGSADRSTAECSARLERFRSQLCPPAQPGPAGGSGCKLCPTDWQLHGDKCYWVGSGSKTWSESRSDCSARGSQLLVIRDKEELESLQALTQGTYQFWVGLSRPSPEKVWTWLDGSPLDQTLLPVSGPAEGNSCGMVNRNRIGSDTCSSAFQSICQRDAVPL